Proteins encoded within one genomic window of Phototrophicus methaneseepsis:
- a CDS encoding SH3 domain-containing protein, with translation MRLPIRLFICLVALSLLLSSAMSILAQDAPTPFIPVISDDEGGDNSAAPTLDANVTPVPTQANPAETTVPDQEGTPTEPTEQPAEATPTPLPEAQIPNEALECPIQVQEAVTATELICTDMLPGQACIGNGIIQAQPRTATEGFAFSQPGDRTEFSGLNSLALTTSNTENLVWAIVDAVAPFTTRDSGTSANATLIAFGDVSMSNTGDTYDPNFQTATVLAQQGLNVRRTPDERGVVVYQLEPSQEVVVTGRTADNQWIRIEIPSAFSGVGWVYAPYMGVDLETLEYVDADSPRPQLEAPEFGPMQAFSMQSTRYESCENTPDSGLLIQSPSGLADAVLVRINGVRIELNGAVFVQAQPDMGMEVDVLEGEALINAADTDVTATAGNAVRVGMTAEMTPNSAPSIFGYDETAVGLLPISLLPRPFGVMPASGEAAPTPLPSDADDTTQTADDTSAASTPAAPSVAECLITAVDAPKNIRSGPGVSFPTVGALASGSSTVATGQANDSFNFTWYQVEEGWLRFDTVEASPGCTDLPVVEAPTQAAVTPTITATPSISLSSSELGAVCATGSVSTSGTSAGEELALELGGTWQATSGTRITVTTNGGMFRGEYGDYIRLTDSNDVILAQSGESTSLSYTFTADTTFTIGFSAANGDTVQATITCASA, from the coding sequence ATGCGTTTGCCAATACGCTTATTCATTTGCCTTGTCGCCCTGAGCTTGTTACTCAGCAGCGCGATGAGCATCCTGGCACAAGATGCCCCAACACCCTTTATTCCCGTCATATCAGACGATGAAGGGGGTGACAATTCAGCCGCACCCACGCTTGATGCGAACGTGACACCAGTGCCAACACAGGCTAATCCGGCTGAAACAACTGTCCCTGACCAGGAAGGCACGCCAACAGAACCTACAGAGCAGCCAGCAGAAGCCACACCGACCCCACTACCAGAAGCGCAAATCCCGAATGAAGCTCTCGAATGCCCGATACAAGTGCAGGAAGCTGTGACGGCAACAGAACTCATCTGTACAGACATGCTGCCCGGACAGGCTTGCATCGGCAACGGTATCATTCAGGCACAGCCGCGCACAGCCACAGAAGGCTTCGCGTTCAGCCAGCCCGGCGACCGCACCGAGTTCAGCGGCCTGAACAGCCTCGCGCTAACCACCTCGAACACAGAAAATTTAGTCTGGGCTATCGTCGATGCCGTAGCGCCCTTCACAACGCGTGACAGTGGCACCAGTGCCAATGCGACCTTGATCGCCTTTGGCGATGTCTCCATGAGCAATACAGGCGATACCTACGACCCCAACTTCCAGACAGCGACTGTCCTGGCGCAACAAGGCCTGAACGTACGCCGCACACCTGATGAACGCGGCGTGGTCGTCTACCAGTTGGAGCCATCCCAAGAAGTTGTCGTCACCGGGCGTACTGCTGATAACCAGTGGATTCGTATTGAAATCCCAAGCGCTTTTAGCGGTGTAGGTTGGGTCTATGCGCCCTATATGGGTGTTGATTTGGAGACACTCGAATATGTCGATGCCGATTCACCTCGCCCGCAATTGGAGGCCCCGGAATTTGGTCCCATGCAGGCCTTCAGCATGCAGAGCACACGTTATGAAAGCTGCGAAAATACGCCCGATAGTGGCCTGCTGATTCAGTCACCCTCCGGCCTGGCGGATGCGGTGTTGGTGCGCATTAATGGCGTACGAATCGAGTTGAATGGCGCGGTCTTCGTGCAGGCACAGCCGGACATGGGTATGGAAGTCGATGTTCTGGAAGGCGAAGCGCTCATTAATGCTGCCGATACAGATGTCACTGCGACAGCGGGCAACGCCGTTCGCGTCGGCATGACCGCAGAGATGACGCCCAACAGTGCGCCTAGCATCTTCGGCTATGATGAAACCGCTGTAGGCCTGCTGCCAATTAGCTTGCTGCCACGTCCGTTTGGCGTCATGCCAGCCAGTGGTGAAGCAGCGCCAACACCACTGCCAAGCGATGCAGACGATACAACCCAAACGGCGGACGATACGTCAGCAGCCAGCACCCCAGCCGCGCCCAGTGTGGCTGAATGCCTCATTACAGCCGTTGATGCCCCTAAGAATATCCGCAGCGGCCCCGGCGTGAGCTTCCCCACAGTGGGGGCTCTGGCATCTGGCAGCAGCACAGTAGCTACAGGTCAGGCCAATGACAGCTTTAACTTTACATGGTATCAGGTAGAAGAAGGCTGGTTACGCTTCGATACAGTGGAAGCTTCGCCTGGTTGTACGGACCTACCCGTTGTGGAAGCACCAACGCAAGCAGCCGTCACGCCGACGATAACGGCAACCCCGTCGATCAGCCTCTCCTCTAGTGAGTTGGGTGCTGTCTGTGCAACTGGCAGCGTCAGCACGAGCGGCACATCGGCCGGTGAAGAATTGGCCCTGGAACTGGGCGGCACGTGGCAAGCAACGAGTGGCACCCGCATCACGGTGACAACCAATGGTGGCATGTTCCGAGGTGAATATGGCGACTACATCCGCCTCACTGACAGCAACGATGTGATCCTGGCGCAATCCGGCGAGAGCACCTCACTGAGCTATACCTTTACAGCAGATACCACCTTTACGATTGGATTTTCGGCAGCCAATGGTGATACGGTCCAGGCGACGATAACCTGCGCCTCTGCTTAG
- a CDS encoding sensor histidine kinase, which translates to MLSKNLPSNEEYASEIRAERLQELLQQAIIAGVLLLLFLPLYSAIELAVPIDAFNLISTILAVAVGLFLTRTFLKVEQQTAARWTFAATLVTTIATTMYTTDERTIEMFPFVVMSLSFPMALLLGTRTRYVFTIASVIMILAAPSLAAGELIAYPHQIAAIIGMTMALYLAERSAQEMVEMTGWALRTYRQERSTHDELFDQREALQRTVIRSEVLAREMSRSNRDLAEALNQAEEAATKRGQFLANMSHELRTPLNAIIGFSETMIKFPSMYDQNPLPPVYERDVSQIYSSGRQLLHIVNDILDLNRVDAGELQINQERVVLDDLIYGVTATAKGLIGGKPIRLEEDLPDPLPLAYGDESRVRQVLLNLYSNAVKYTDEGFIRLTVRAEEDEVKFSLQDTGRGIPKDEHGKLFNQFEQATNRRKDPSSGTGLGLAICRELVTLMSGDIWFESEVGNGSTFHFTVPRYRGEETTIHSKPSIIATMDTTTDKHTSSPEAQA; encoded by the coding sequence ATGCTATCCAAAAACTTGCCCAGTAATGAAGAATATGCGAGTGAAATCCGTGCGGAGCGGTTGCAGGAGCTGCTACAACAAGCAATTATAGCAGGCGTGCTGCTTCTATTATTCTTACCGTTATACAGCGCCATTGAACTTGCCGTCCCGATAGATGCTTTTAACCTTATTTCAACGATACTTGCTGTTGCTGTTGGGCTCTTTTTAACACGCACATTTCTAAAAGTTGAGCAGCAAACGGCGGCGAGATGGACCTTTGCCGCGACGCTCGTCACAACCATAGCCACCACAATGTACACCACAGATGAGCGTACGATTGAAATGTTCCCGTTCGTCGTCATGAGCTTGTCTTTCCCGATGGCGCTCTTATTAGGCACACGCACACGCTATGTGTTCACTATTGCGTCCGTCATCATGATATTAGCAGCGCCAAGCCTGGCAGCAGGCGAGCTTATCGCTTATCCGCATCAGATAGCGGCAATCATCGGCATGACAATGGCGCTATACCTGGCGGAACGCTCTGCGCAAGAAATGGTCGAAATGACAGGCTGGGCCTTAAGAACGTATCGTCAGGAACGCAGCACCCACGATGAACTGTTTGATCAGCGAGAAGCACTCCAGCGTACCGTCATTCGTAGTGAGGTACTGGCTAGAGAAATGAGCCGCAGTAATCGCGATCTGGCAGAAGCGCTGAACCAGGCGGAAGAAGCTGCTACCAAGCGCGGCCAGTTCCTGGCGAACATGAGCCATGAACTGCGAACACCGCTTAACGCGATCATCGGCTTTAGTGAAACCATGATCAAATTCCCATCTATGTACGATCAAAATCCCCTGCCTCCGGTCTATGAGCGTGACGTCAGCCAGATTTACAGCAGCGGTCGTCAGTTACTACATATCGTCAATGACATCCTGGACTTGAACCGTGTTGATGCGGGTGAACTACAGATTAACCAGGAGCGTGTTGTACTGGATGACCTCATTTATGGCGTGACGGCGACAGCTAAAGGCCTGATTGGCGGCAAGCCCATCCGGCTGGAAGAAGATCTACCGGACCCGCTTCCATTAGCCTATGGTGACGAATCGCGCGTGCGACAGGTCCTCCTGAACCTGTACAGCAATGCCGTGAAGTACACTGACGAAGGCTTTATCCGACTAACAGTGCGTGCAGAAGAAGACGAAGTAAAGTTCTCACTGCAAGATACGGGCCGTGGTATTCCAAAAGATGAGCACGGCAAGCTCTTTAACCAGTTTGAACAAGCGACCAACCGCCGCAAAGATCCCAGTTCAGGCACAGGCCTGGGCCTCGCTATTTGCCGGGAACTTGTCACATTGATGAGCGGGGATATCTGGTTCGAAAGTGAAGTCGGTAACGGCAGTACATTCCACTTTACAGTGCCACGTTACCGTGGCGAAGAAACAACCATTCACTCGAAACCGTCCATCATAGCCACCATGGATACAACCACCGATAAGCATACCAGTTCGCCAGAAGCTCAAGCCTGA
- a CDS encoding sensor histidine kinase, with translation MDTMEMKPNEYVSVIMTRRLKRILHLSIAMAGALIIMALAFSIGETTSQLHIVGSGVLLLSGCVIALNQLDRIGFDRATWLLLGSLIISQSIMLIFGDIRDQQIVLLLTPIVIVIASQVVQSEQLWSYALVCIAMIIIGPLFDRKPGMPVFQMVSVVLTLIAAFLHMRMMGTINSIIQWSLANYTRENASNKEINDKRAMLAKNLQQNEEMANRLRQINEQLESTRARVEEARHFRGQFLANMSHELRTPLNAIIGFSETMLRFPIMYDDQELPQNYETDLGEVHESGKHLLLVVNNILDLAKIDAKKLEIEARRLELKPLINDLITFTKAAIANKPINVTYQGPDVPPDVVADQNRLMQIMQNLADNAAKYTDEGNITFVIDTLDDSMLEFSIVDTGCGISEELHDTLFEEFQQARRASRDPRDGSGLGLALARALIELMDGTIAVKSVPGKGSTFSITIPLYVEEVKSTETTAPSTQQAAAPALSDPKTEAPTLEAPALNIAEKQSQKAATQAAL, from the coding sequence ATGGACACAATGGAAATGAAACCCAATGAGTACGTCAGTGTCATCATGACACGGCGTCTAAAGCGCATTTTGCACTTATCCATTGCGATGGCTGGTGCGCTTATCATCATGGCGCTTGCTTTCTCTATCGGGGAGACCACCAGCCAGCTACATATTGTCGGCTCTGGCGTCTTGCTCCTGAGCGGCTGCGTGATCGCGCTCAACCAGCTAGATCGCATCGGGTTTGATCGCGCGACATGGTTATTACTTGGTAGCCTCATCATCAGCCAGAGCATTATGCTGATCTTTGGCGATATACGGGACCAGCAGATTGTGCTGCTGCTGACCCCCATTGTCATCGTCATTGCTTCCCAGGTCGTACAATCCGAACAACTCTGGAGTTACGCTCTGGTATGTATCGCCATGATTATCATAGGGCCGCTGTTTGATCGCAAACCGGGGATGCCCGTCTTTCAAATGGTTTCTGTCGTGCTGACCCTTATCGCAGCATTCTTGCACATGCGCATGATGGGTACAATTAACAGCATTATCCAGTGGTCGCTGGCAAACTACACGCGTGAAAATGCCAGTAACAAAGAAATCAACGATAAACGGGCTATGCTGGCGAAGAACCTGCAGCAAAACGAAGAAATGGCAAACCGTCTGCGGCAGATCAACGAACAGCTAGAGAGCACACGTGCCCGTGTAGAAGAAGCGCGTCACTTCCGTGGGCAATTCCTGGCGAATATGAGCCACGAATTGCGGACGCCCCTTAATGCCATCATCGGCTTTAGCGAAACCATGCTGCGCTTCCCCATCATGTACGACGACCAGGAACTGCCCCAAAATTACGAAACAGATCTAGGGGAAGTGCACGAAAGTGGCAAGCACCTGCTCCTTGTCGTCAATAACATCCTGGACTTGGCGAAGATTGACGCTAAGAAGCTGGAGATTGAAGCACGTCGCCTGGAGCTAAAGCCCCTCATTAATGACCTCATCACGTTTACGAAAGCTGCCATTGCGAATAAGCCCATTAATGTCACTTATCAGGGGCCGGACGTGCCGCCTGACGTGGTCGCAGATCAAAATCGGCTCATGCAGATCATGCAGAACCTAGCTGATAACGCAGCAAAGTATACCGATGAAGGAAACATTACATTTGTAATCGATACGCTCGACGATTCTATGTTAGAATTTTCGATTGTTGATACAGGTTGCGGTATCTCTGAAGAATTACACGATACCCTCTTCGAAGAATTCCAGCAGGCACGCCGCGCCAGCCGCGACCCAAGAGATGGTTCCGGCCTGGGGTTGGCCCTGGCCCGCGCCCTGATTGAACTCATGGATGGGACGATAGCCGTTAAGAGTGTACCTGGTAAAGGTAGCACGTTCTCAATAACGATCCCGCTCTATGTCGAAGAAGTCAAATCAACTGAAACAACAGCGCCATCGACACAACAAGCAGCCGCCCCTGCGCTATCAGATCCAAAAACAGAGGCACCAACATTAGAAGCACCTGCATTGAATATTGCAGAAAAACAATCGCAGAAGGCGGCAACACAGGCCGCATTATAA